Proteins encoded by one window of uncultured Draconibacterium sp.:
- a CDS encoding cation transporter gives MKTKVLSLVALFVMGAFTVFAGNKTEKIKVYGNCGMCETRIEKAVKAVDGVSKADWDKKTKMLEVTFDDAKTNIHKVHMAVAAVGHDTEMHKAKDEVYDKLPGCCKYDRAKEAKTEKGHEGHMH, from the coding sequence ATGAAAACAAAAGTTTTGAGTTTAGTAGCCCTTTTTGTGATGGGTGCATTTACCGTTTTTGCAGGAAATAAAACGGAAAAAATTAAAGTTTACGGCAACTGTGGCATGTGCGAAACCCGCATCGAAAAAGCGGTAAAAGCAGTTGATGGAGTTTCGAAAGCAGATTGGGACAAAAAAACTAAAATGCTGGAAGTAACTTTCGACGATGCCAAAACAAACATTCACAAAGTACATATGGCCGTTGCAGCTGTTGGTCACGATACCGAAATGCACAAAGCAAAAGACGAGGTTTACGACAAACTTCCGGGCTGCTGCAAATACGACCGTGCAAAAGAAGCTAAAACAGAAAAGGGTCACGAAGGACATATGCATTAA
- a CDS encoding TolC family protein: protein MKQLIFTIISILALNQLLSAQNSIETLLTEIEQNNTTLSAIRKTVDAEKMGNKTGIQLQNPEVEFHYLWGDPSAIGNRTDISVQQSFDFPSAYAYRNQIADMKNEQAELEYKKQKMDIFLQVRLICAELTYQNALQAEYQKRQENASQIAKSVETKLNAGEANILDRNKAKVTLLSTEAELRHIEIQRQTLLQQLATLNGGNAVDFSTTTFQTVPIDNDFEQWVAQAAVNNPVLAWLEQEIAISDKNTQLQKAQSLPKLNAGYMSEKVVGEHFQGVSVGVSIPLFENKNTVKYAQLKHEAAQHRETDAKLRFYNEMKTLHAKTIAIQQNIAQFREQLSLQNDLDLLRKALDKGSISLTEYLFELTVYYNSLEKLLDMEKEFSITKAQLLIYS, encoded by the coding sequence ATGAAACAATTAATATTCACAATTATATCAATTCTGGCATTAAATCAATTGTTATCGGCGCAAAATAGCATCGAAACATTGCTGACTGAGATTGAACAGAACAACACCACCCTTTCGGCAATCAGAAAGACTGTTGACGCAGAAAAAATGGGCAATAAAACAGGTATTCAACTGCAAAACCCTGAAGTGGAATTTCATTATTTGTGGGGCGATCCATCAGCTATTGGCAACCGCACGGATATCAGCGTTCAGCAGTCGTTTGATTTTCCATCGGCTTATGCCTACCGCAACCAGATTGCGGACATGAAAAATGAGCAGGCTGAACTGGAGTACAAAAAGCAAAAAATGGATATTTTCCTTCAGGTGCGACTGATTTGTGCAGAACTCACCTATCAGAATGCGCTGCAGGCGGAATACCAAAAACGACAGGAAAATGCCAGCCAGATCGCAAAGTCGGTTGAAACAAAGCTCAATGCAGGCGAAGCCAATATTCTGGATAGAAACAAAGCAAAGGTGACGCTTTTGAGCACGGAAGCTGAACTTCGCCACATTGAAATTCAGCGACAAACACTACTGCAACAGTTGGCAACATTAAACGGTGGAAATGCTGTTGATTTTAGCACAACAACTTTTCAAACTGTTCCTATCGATAATGATTTTGAGCAGTGGGTAGCACAAGCTGCGGTGAATAATCCAGTGCTGGCCTGGTTAGAACAGGAAATTGCAATTTCTGACAAAAATACACAATTGCAGAAAGCGCAAAGTCTGCCCAAACTAAATGCAGGTTATATGAGCGAAAAAGTAGTTGGAGAACATTTTCAGGGTGTTTCGGTGGGCGTTTCAATACCATTGTTTGAGAATAAAAACACGGTGAAATATGCGCAGTTAAAACATGAAGCGGCGCAACATCGTGAGACGGATGCAAAGCTGCGTTTTTACAACGAGATGAAAACGTTACATGCCAAAACCATCGCAATACAGCAAAACATTGCACAGTTTCGGGAGCAGTTATCGTTGCAAAACGATCTTGACTTGTTGCGTAAAGCGCTGGATAAAGGCTCAATTTCGTTAACCGAGTATCTATTTGAGCTGACTGTGTATTACAACAGCCTCGAGAAATTGCTCGATATGGAAAAAGAATTTAGTATTACCAAAGCACAATTGCTGATATACAGCTAA
- a CDS encoding efflux RND transporter permease subunit — protein sequence MINNIIKFSLNNKYLIILCSVVLVVFGVYTAKNMDIDVFPDLTAPTVIVMTDAHGMAPEEVERLVTYPIETAVNGAMGVRRVRSSSGLGFSFVWVDFDWGTDVYKARQVVSEKLITVQEAMPENVGEPILAPQSSVMGEIFFMSLQADSTDLMTLRSIAEWDIQPVILATGGVSQVTIIGGDYKQYQVLADPLKMNFYSVSINELADACREMSQNSTGKIVREHGNEYVVRGVARTSNPEELGNTFVKTINGKPIRINDVAEVKIGSAVKMGYASHNAKKSIIISVSKQPNTNTLDVTENIEQKLEAMKAMLPPDVTINTKIFRQADFIETSVNNVQRALLEGAVLVIVILFLFLGSFRTTVISLLAIPLSLLGSVIVLNLLGLNINTMSLGGMTIAIGSLVDDAIIDVENVYKRLRQNFLLPKNKRQSSFIVVYEASKEIRASILNATLIIIVAFMPLFFLSGMEGRMLKPLGIAYIVSLFMSLIVAMTLTPLLSKMMLSGDNYLSRKSKESWLARNLTVGYERSLIWVLNHKKIVIFPILGLFVVSLFIFSGFGRSFLPEFNEGALTLSVITQPGTSLEESDKLGTLVETEMLSIPEVSSTARRTGRGELDTHSQSTNSAEIDVNFALDNRELETFLQDVRSKLLGIPGIAFTVGQPLGHRIDHMLSGTRANIAIKLFGSDLNRMFQMGNDIKAHIVDINGLVDVNVEQQVEIPQIQIRPNRDMLAFYGIPIHEFNEFVDIALGGEKMADIYEGQQTYDLLLRYKTEYTDQMEGIKNALIDTYDGKKVPLNQVAEIVSASGPNSISRENVKRKLVISANVAGRDLHGVVEEIKQSVNENIDLPEGYRVEYGGQFESEEKASRMLLLTSIAALFVIFLLLFQEFKNFKLAGIILLNLPLALIGGIFAIMLTSGMLSIPAIIGFITLFGIATRNGILLVSRYQSLEQEGEKLYETLVHGSKDRLLPILMTALTAALALIPLAMNGDLPGNEIQSPMAQVILGGLLTSTILNIYVVPIVYYALSKNGNMKKDAK from the coding sequence ATGATTAACAATATTATAAAGTTCTCGCTGAACAATAAATACCTGATTATTTTGTGCTCGGTGGTTCTGGTGGTGTTCGGCGTATACACGGCAAAAAACATGGATATTGATGTGTTTCCCGACCTTACGGCGCCTACCGTAATTGTAATGACTGATGCACACGGAATGGCTCCCGAAGAGGTTGAGCGACTGGTTACCTACCCCATTGAAACAGCAGTAAACGGAGCAATGGGTGTTCGTCGCGTGCGTTCATCTTCAGGACTCGGCTTTTCATTTGTATGGGTCGATTTCGATTGGGGCACCGACGTTTACAAAGCACGCCAGGTAGTGAGTGAAAAACTAATTACCGTGCAGGAAGCCATGCCCGAGAATGTAGGTGAACCAATTCTGGCGCCACAATCGAGCGTTATGGGTGAAATATTTTTCATGAGCCTTCAAGCCGATTCTACCGACCTGATGACATTACGTTCAATCGCCGAATGGGATATCCAGCCCGTGATTTTGGCAACAGGCGGAGTTTCACAGGTAACTATTATTGGTGGCGACTACAAACAGTACCAGGTGCTGGCCGATCCGCTTAAAATGAATTTTTACAGTGTTTCCATCAACGAGCTGGCCGATGCCTGCCGCGAAATGAGCCAGAATTCAACAGGTAAAATCGTGCGCGAGCATGGCAACGAATATGTTGTGCGCGGAGTGGCCCGTACCTCAAATCCCGAAGAACTGGGAAATACTTTTGTAAAAACAATAAACGGGAAACCGATTCGGATAAACGATGTTGCCGAAGTAAAAATTGGCAGCGCCGTTAAAATGGGCTACGCTTCGCACAATGCTAAAAAGTCGATTATTATTTCGGTTTCGAAACAACCCAATACCAATACACTGGACGTTACCGAAAACATCGAGCAAAAGCTGGAAGCAATGAAAGCTATGCTACCACCCGATGTAACGATAAATACTAAAATTTTCCGTCAGGCGGATTTTATCGAAACCTCAGTTAACAACGTACAACGCGCACTATTGGAAGGTGCAGTATTGGTTATCGTTATCCTGTTTTTGTTCTTGGGAAGTTTCAGAACAACAGTGATTTCACTGCTTGCTATTCCGCTTTCTTTACTCGGGTCGGTAATTGTACTGAACCTGCTTGGGCTTAACATCAACACCATGAGTTTGGGAGGAATGACGATTGCCATCGGTTCATTGGTTGACGATGCCATTATCGATGTGGAGAACGTATACAAACGTCTCCGGCAGAATTTCCTGTTACCAAAAAACAAACGGCAAAGTTCTTTCATTGTGGTTTACGAGGCATCAAAAGAAATCAGGGCTTCTATTTTGAATGCAACTTTAATTATTATTGTTGCTTTTATGCCGCTCTTTTTCCTTTCGGGAATGGAAGGCCGCATGCTAAAACCACTCGGAATTGCTTACATCGTTTCCTTGTTTATGTCGCTTATTGTTGCCATGACATTAACGCCACTACTTTCGAAAATGATGTTGTCGGGCGACAACTATTTATCACGGAAATCAAAAGAAAGCTGGCTGGCACGAAATCTCACTGTTGGTTACGAACGTTCGTTGATTTGGGTGCTCAACCACAAAAAAATAGTGATATTCCCGATTCTTGGTTTGTTTGTGGTTTCATTGTTTATTTTCTCGGGTTTTGGGCGCAGTTTCTTACCCGAATTTAACGAAGGAGCCTTAACATTATCGGTTATTACACAACCAGGTACATCTCTGGAAGAAAGCGACAAACTGGGTACACTCGTTGAAACCGAAATGCTATCTATTCCTGAAGTTAGCAGCACTGCCCGACGAACCGGACGTGGCGAACTGGACACGCACTCGCAAAGTACCAATAGCGCCGAAATTGACGTGAATTTTGCACTCGACAACCGCGAACTTGAGACATTTTTACAAGATGTTCGGAGCAAACTTTTGGGAATTCCGGGAATTGCATTTACCGTTGGGCAACCTTTGGGGCATCGCATCGACCACATGCTTTCGGGAACCCGCGCCAATATTGCCATTAAATTGTTTGGCTCCGATTTAAACCGCATGTTCCAAATGGGTAATGATATTAAAGCACACATTGTTGATATCAATGGTCTGGTAGACGTGAACGTTGAACAGCAGGTTGAAATTCCACAGATTCAGATCCGCCCAAATCGCGACATGCTGGCCTTCTACGGCATTCCTATTCACGAATTCAACGAGTTTGTGGATATAGCACTTGGCGGAGAAAAAATGGCTGACATTTACGAAGGGCAACAAACATACGATTTGCTGCTTCGTTACAAAACCGAGTACACCGACCAGATGGAAGGCATAAAAAATGCACTGATCGATACTTACGATGGGAAAAAAGTACCACTTAACCAGGTAGCAGAAATTGTTTCGGCCAGCGGACCAAATTCCATCAGTCGCGAAAATGTAAAACGTAAACTGGTAATTTCCGCCAACGTTGCAGGTCGCGATTTGCACGGTGTAGTGGAAGAGATCAAACAAAGTGTAAACGAAAATATTGACTTACCGGAAGGTTATCGTGTTGAATATGGCGGACAGTTTGAAAGTGAGGAAAAAGCTTCGCGTATGTTGCTGCTCACTTCTATTGCCGCACTTTTTGTCATCTTCCTGCTTTTATTCCAGGAATTCAAAAACTTTAAATTGGCAGGGATTATTTTATTGAATTTGCCACTGGCACTGATCGGTGGAATTTTTGCCATCATGCTTACTTCCGGAATGCTGAGTATTCCTGCAATTATTGGTTTTATCACACTTTTTGGTATCGCTACACGAAACGGGATTCTTTTGGTATCGCGTTATCAAAGTCTGGAACAAGAGGGCGAAAAGCTTTACGAAACGCTGGTACACGGCTCGAAAGACCGTTTATTACCCATTTTAATGACGGCACTAACAGCCGCATTGGCACTGATTCCTCTGGCAATGAATGGCGACTTACCGGGTAACGAAATCCAAAGCCCGATGGCACAGGTAATTTTAGGAGGTTTGCTCACATCAACCATTCTGAATATTTATGTAGTGCCCATCGTTTACTATGCGTTAAGCAAAAATGGAAACATGAAAAAGGATGCGAAATGA
- a CDS encoding efflux RND transporter periplasmic adaptor subunit produces MKLKYLWVVTIAFLLFSCHQNSIHNSEAEHDHEHEAEATESEHEHEKIQYTVYSKDFELFAEADAMIAGEHADILAHFTFLNNFKPLEAGKITAKLVVNGKTISQTQNEPPRKGIYNFELEPTTAGEGKLYFEIETGGEEFEVIVPDVDVFANDKELHSHHDHGDEPSAVNATVFTKEQSWKIDFATALPQVQVFGPAIKTVAKIEPARGEEEIIVAKASGLVWFSNNNLVEGKQVANGEKMFTISSSEMAENNFAVQLAEAKSNYETSKANYERKSELVKDRLVSEQELLNAKNTYETSKAVYENLSKNFNESGQIVKSKMSGFVKQIFVSNGQYVAAGQPLISVSQNNKLLLTAQVQQKYLSLLPSINTANVTTIHDKKTYTLDELNGKILSYGKSASDDSYLFPVSLEIGNHAGFAPGTFVEVFLKTMTNSKAITVPNSALLEEQGIYYVFVQQTPEMFEKREIKIGGKDGLHTEVISGLTADERIVTIGATQVKLAKSTGALDPHAGHVH; encoded by the coding sequence ATGAAATTGAAATATTTATGGGTGGTAACAATCGCTTTTCTGTTGTTTTCGTGCCATCAAAACTCAATCCATAATAGCGAAGCTGAACATGATCATGAACATGAAGCTGAAGCGACCGAAAGCGAACACGAACACGAGAAAATCCAGTACACCGTTTACAGCAAAGATTTTGAGTTGTTTGCGGAAGCTGATGCCATGATAGCTGGCGAACATGCTGATATCCTGGCACATTTTACTTTTCTCAATAATTTCAAACCACTTGAAGCGGGAAAAATAACCGCAAAACTTGTCGTAAATGGCAAAACGATAAGCCAAACGCAAAATGAACCGCCTCGCAAAGGTATTTACAACTTCGAACTTGAGCCTACCACGGCGGGTGAAGGCAAATTGTATTTTGAAATTGAAACCGGTGGTGAAGAGTTTGAGGTAATCGTCCCGGATGTAGACGTTTTTGCCAACGACAAAGAACTACACAGCCATCACGATCACGGAGATGAGCCGTCAGCAGTAAATGCTACCGTATTCACAAAAGAACAGTCGTGGAAGATTGATTTTGCCACTGCTTTGCCACAAGTGCAAGTGTTTGGGCCTGCAATAAAAACAGTAGCCAAAATTGAACCTGCACGCGGTGAAGAAGAGATTATCGTTGCAAAAGCTTCGGGATTGGTATGGTTCTCCAACAACAATTTGGTTGAAGGAAAACAAGTTGCCAATGGCGAAAAAATGTTTACAATTTCTTCCAGTGAAATGGCAGAAAACAACTTTGCCGTTCAACTGGCTGAAGCCAAAAGCAATTACGAAACCAGCAAAGCCAATTACGAGCGTAAGTCAGAGCTGGTGAAAGATCGTCTGGTATCGGAACAGGAATTACTGAACGCAAAAAATACCTACGAAACAAGCAAAGCTGTTTACGAGAATTTGTCGAAAAACTTCAACGAATCCGGCCAAATAGTAAAAAGCAAAATGAGTGGTTTTGTAAAACAGATTTTTGTGAGCAATGGGCAGTATGTGGCTGCCGGTCAGCCGCTGATAAGCGTCAGTCAAAACAATAAGTTGTTGCTTACTGCGCAGGTGCAACAGAAATACCTTTCATTGTTGCCATCGATAAATACAGCCAACGTCACTACCATACACGACAAAAAAACATACACGTTGGATGAGTTAAACGGAAAGATCCTTTCTTATGGAAAATCGGCTAGCGATGATTCGTACCTGTTTCCGGTAAGTCTTGAAATTGGAAATCATGCGGGTTTTGCACCGGGAACTTTTGTTGAAGTATTTCTGAAAACAATGACCAATTCAAAAGCGATTACCGTTCCGAACAGTGCTTTGTTGGAAGAACAAGGGATTTACTATGTTTTCGTTCAGCAAACACCCGAAATGTTTGAAAAACGCGAGATAAAAATCGGTGGAAAGGATGGTTTACACACCGAAGTAATTTCCGGATTAACGGCCGATGAGCGAATTGTAACTATAGGTGCGACGCAGGTAAAATTGGCGAAATCAACCGGAGCTTTGGATCCGCATGCCGGACATGTTCACTAA
- a CDS encoding efflux RND transporter periplasmic adaptor subunit codes for MHTNRKTILIVLTTLAIGLLLGWFLFGGSEAKVTEEHQHEHGAEEIAGETTWTCSMHPQIRQPEPGDCPICGMDLIPLEEEQNGEVDPNAVSMSATAMQLANIKTTIVGAVEPLKVVRLNGKVQEDERLIFSQSSHIPGRIEDLLVNFTGDYVQKGQVIASVYSPDLVTAQEELFEAQKIKDSQPQLFEAAKAKLKNWKLTDEQISQILSSGTAQQTFDVRAEVSGYVTQKKVNTGDYVRRGQAIYEIADLSKVWILFDVYESDLTWINKGDKVSYTIESLPGETFEGTIDYLDPVINPKTRVAKARVVQSNKGLKLKPEMFVSGKVEAKLPQTDALVVPKTAVMWTGVRSVVYVKSETGQGVYFNMREVDLGPALGESYVVENGVQQGEEIAVNGTFSIDAAAQLAGKASMMSLSNKNIEQEHTMFKVGGECEMCKDRIEAAALSVSGVVSAEWDAETKELHLNYEDGLSLEKVHHAIAEVGHDTELEKAPDSVYEELPECCLYDRFEYQNSAKKETAKAEHVMIKVRGNCGMCKDRIEEASLSVAGVESANWDSETETLHLNFDASKTSSDEVQKAIAAVGHDTEKYKAPDAIYEALPECCLYR; via the coding sequence ATGCATACAAATAGAAAAACAATATTAATAGTGCTGACAACACTGGCAATTGGTTTATTGCTTGGTTGGTTCTTATTTGGTGGTTCAGAGGCAAAAGTTACCGAAGAACATCAGCATGAACACGGTGCTGAAGAAATAGCCGGCGAAACAACCTGGACCTGCTCTATGCACCCGCAAATTCGTCAGCCTGAACCGGGCGACTGCCCTATTTGCGGAATGGATTTAATTCCGCTGGAGGAAGAGCAAAATGGAGAAGTTGATCCGAACGCAGTAAGCATGTCGGCCACTGCCATGCAACTGGCCAATATTAAAACCACCATTGTAGGAGCTGTAGAACCGCTTAAAGTTGTACGACTTAACGGGAAAGTTCAGGAAGATGAACGATTGATTTTTTCACAATCGTCGCATATTCCGGGCAGGATTGAAGATTTGCTGGTGAATTTTACCGGCGATTACGTTCAGAAAGGCCAGGTAATTGCGTCGGTTTATTCGCCTGATTTGGTTACTGCGCAGGAAGAATTGTTTGAAGCACAGAAGATTAAAGATTCTCAACCTCAGCTTTTCGAGGCTGCCAAAGCGAAACTAAAAAACTGGAAGCTGACCGACGAGCAGATCAGTCAAATTTTATCTTCAGGAACAGCGCAGCAAACATTCGATGTTCGGGCTGAAGTTTCGGGTTATGTAACGCAGAAAAAAGTGAATACCGGCGATTATGTGCGCAGGGGGCAAGCGATATACGAGATTGCCGATCTTTCAAAAGTATGGATTCTTTTTGATGTATATGAATCGGACTTGACCTGGATTAACAAAGGCGATAAAGTAAGTTATACGATCGAATCGCTACCGGGCGAAACATTTGAAGGAACGATTGATTACCTCGATCCGGTTATCAATCCGAAAACAAGAGTGGCTAAAGCGCGTGTTGTTCAATCGAACAAAGGTTTAAAGCTAAAACCTGAAATGTTTGTATCGGGAAAAGTGGAGGCAAAATTGCCACAAACCGATGCGCTTGTAGTACCGAAAACAGCTGTTATGTGGACGGGGGTACGTTCGGTTGTTTACGTAAAATCGGAAACCGGTCAGGGTGTATATTTTAACATGCGTGAAGTGGATCTGGGTCCGGCTCTTGGCGAAAGTTACGTGGTTGAAAACGGTGTTCAGCAAGGCGAAGAAATTGCTGTTAACGGCACATTCAGTATTGATGCGGCAGCACAGCTGGCCGGCAAAGCAAGCATGATGAGCCTTTCAAACAAAAACATTGAGCAGGAACACACCATGTTTAAAGTGGGTGGAGAATGCGAAATGTGCAAAGACCGTATTGAAGCAGCAGCATTATCGGTTTCAGGTGTTGTTTCTGCTGAATGGGATGCAGAAACCAAAGAGTTGCATTTGAATTACGAAGATGGTCTTTCACTCGAAAAAGTTCATCATGCCATTGCAGAAGTGGGGCACGATACTGAACTGGAAAAAGCGCCCGATAGCGTTTATGAAGAACTCCCGGAGTGTTGTCTTTACGACCGTTTTGAATACCAGAATTCAGCGAAAAAAGAAACGGCCAAAGCAGAACATGTAATGATAAAAGTTCGTGGAAATTGCGGAATGTGCAAAGATAGAATTGAGGAAGCAAGCTTATCGGTTGCAGGAGTAGAGTCTGCGAATTGGGATAGTGAAACCGAAACCCTGCATCTGAATTTTGATGCATCGAAAACATCATCCGATGAAGTTCAGAAAGCAATTGCAGCGGTTGGTCATGATACAGAAAAATACAAAGCACCCGACGCTATTTACGAGGCCTTGCCGGAGTGCTGTTTATATCGATAA
- a CDS encoding DUF302 domain-containing protein, translated as MKYYIETTLETDFDSAVEKVKEELKKEGFGVLSEIDIHDKLKEKLDVDFKKYKILGACNPPKAFEALKAEDHIGLMLPCNVVVQESSHSNKINVSAIDPLASMMAVNNAAIEPIAHEIKDKLTHVIRQL; from the coding sequence ATGAAGTACTATATTGAAACAACACTGGAAACTGACTTTGACTCAGCAGTAGAAAAAGTAAAAGAAGAACTTAAAAAAGAAGGATTTGGAGTACTGTCGGAGATCGATATTCACGATAAGCTAAAAGAAAAACTGGATGTCGATTTCAAAAAGTACAAAATACTTGGTGCCTGCAATCCTCCAAAAGCTTTTGAAGCACTTAAAGCTGAAGATCATATCGGTTTGATGCTTCCGTGTAACGTTGTTGTGCAGGAATCCTCACATTCCAACAAAATCAATGTCTCCGCTATCGATCCGCTTGCTTCGATGATGGCTGTTAACAACGCCGCCATCGAACCAATTGCTCACGAAATAAAAGACAAACTAACACATGTCATCCGTCAATTGTAG
- a CDS encoding TolC family protein yields the protein MKKIITCIILFISVIGVTQAQTLESYFEIAAQNNPGLQAKYKDFEAALQIVPQVSSLPDPTFSFGYFISPVETRVGPQRAKFSLSQMFPWFGTLEAQADAASLMADAKYQAFLDARNRLYYSVSEAYYPLIELNRLKAIEQENIEILQSYKTIANSKFKNGVSPMTDVLRVDIMLKEAQTNLGILNKKEKPLLVKFNNLLNRDENEAVVVQDSLPMEGLPENFRRDSLLTNNPMLDAIDLQQQASKKSELAAQKQGLPKVGVGLDYAIVGKRTDMEVEDNGKNIFMPMVSVSIPIFRKKYRAAEKEAQLMQEKYSFQKEETINSLTSGYESVWFQMQQQKDLIDLYKEQILETGQTLNLLFSAYGNSGKDFEEVLRMQQQLLKYEKMKATAETQYQTALAKLNYITAKTY from the coding sequence ATGAAGAAGATAATAACATGTATAATACTATTCATTTCAGTAATAGGCGTAACGCAGGCGCAGACACTGGAAAGCTACTTTGAAATTGCAGCCCAAAATAATCCGGGTTTACAGGCCAAATACAAGGATTTTGAGGCTGCGCTGCAAATAGTTCCACAGGTGAGTTCGTTACCCGATCCTACGTTTTCTTTCGGCTATTTCATTTCGCCGGTAGAAACTCGTGTAGGACCGCAACGTGCCAAGTTTTCGCTTAGTCAGATGTTCCCGTGGTTTGGAACGTTGGAGGCCCAGGCTGATGCCGCTTCGTTGATGGCCGATGCTAAATACCAGGCATTTCTCGATGCGCGCAACCGGCTTTACTACAGCGTTTCGGAAGCGTATTATCCGCTGATCGAGTTGAACCGCTTAAAAGCCATTGAACAGGAAAATATCGAAATCCTACAGTCGTATAAGACCATTGCCAACTCAAAATTTAAAAACGGAGTTTCGCCAATGACCGATGTTTTACGGGTAGATATTATGCTGAAAGAGGCACAGACCAATCTCGGAATTCTGAATAAAAAGGAAAAACCATTGCTGGTTAAGTTCAACAACCTGCTCAACAGAGACGAGAACGAAGCAGTAGTTGTTCAGGATTCGCTGCCCATGGAAGGGTTACCTGAAAATTTCAGGAGAGATTCGTTACTGACTAACAACCCGATGCTCGATGCAATCGACCTACAACAGCAGGCAAGCAAAAAGAGTGAACTGGCTGCGCAAAAACAAGGTCTGCCGAAAGTGGGTGTTGGGCTGGATTATGCAATTGTTGGAAAACGCACTGACATGGAAGTGGAGGACAATGGCAAAAATATTTTCATGCCTATGGTTTCTGTTAGCATTCCAATTTTCAGAAAAAAGTACAGAGCAGCTGAAAAAGAAGCGCAATTGATGCAGGAAAAATATTCCTTTCAAAAGGAAGAAACCATCAACTCGCTAACCTCAGGATATGAGTCTGTTTGGTTTCAGATGCAACAGCAAAAAGATTTAATCGATTTGTACAAGGAGCAAATTCTTGAGACCGGACAAACGCTGAACCTCCTGTTTAGCGCTTACGGAAATTCGGGGAAAGACTTTGAGGAAGTTTTACGCATGCAGCAACAACTGCTGAAATACGAAAAAATGAAAGCCACGGCAGAAACGCAATACCAAACCGCTTTGGCAAAACTTAATTACATCACGGCAAAAACATATTAA